The window gccgtgctgtcctcgcaagccgtgttgtcctcgcaaactgtgctgtgctcgcaagctgtgctgtcctcggaagctgtgctgtcctcgcaagccgtgctgtccccgcaagccgtgctgtcccaacaagccatgctgtccttgcaagccgttctgtccttgcaagccgtcctgtcctcgcaagctttgctgtcctcgcaagttgtgctgtccacccaagttgtgctgtcatctcaagttgtgctgtcatctcgagttgtgctgtcctctaaagttgagctgtcctctcaaattgaactgtcctctcaagttgagctgtcctctcaagttgagctgttctgtcaagttgagctgtcctctcaagttgagctgtcctctcaagttgagctggcctctcaagttgagctgtcctctcaagttgagctctcctctcatgttgagctctcctctcaagttgagctctcctctcaagttgaggtgtactctcaagttgagctgtcctctcaagttgagctgtcctctcaagttgagctgtcctcgcaaggtgtgctgttctcgcaagctgtgctgtcctcccaagttgtgctgtcctcgcaagctgtgctgtcctcgcaagctgtgctgtcctcgcaagctgtgctgtccttgcaagccgtgctgtcctcgcaggccgtgctgtcctcgcaagccttgctgtcctcgcaagctgtgctgtcctcgctagctgtgctgtcctcgcaagctgtgctgtcctcgcaagctgtgctgtcctcgcaagctgtgctgtcctcgcaagctgtgctgtccctgcaagccgtgctgtcctcgcaggccatgttgtcttcgcaagccttgctgtcctcgcaagctgtgctgtcctcgctagctgtgctgtcctcgcaagctgtgctgtcctcgcaagctgtgctgtccctgcaagccatgctgtcctcgcaggccgtgctgtcctcgcaggccgtgctgtcctcgcaagccttgctgtcctcgcaagaagTGCTGTCCTcgttagctgtgctgtcctcgcaagctgtgctgtcctcgcaagctgtgctgtcctcgcaagctgtgctgtcctcgcaagctgtgctgtcctcgcaagccgtgctgtcctcgcaaaccgtgctgtcctcgcaagccatgctgtcctcgcaagctgtgctgttcttgcaagccgtgctgtcctcgcaagccgtgctgtcctcgcaattttagcggtcttcgcaagctgtgctgtcctcccaagctgtgctgtcctcgaaagttgtgctgtcgtctctagttgagctgtcctctcaagttgagctgtcctcttatgttgagctgtcctctcaagttgagctgtcctctctagttgatctgtcctctctagttgaactgtcctctttagttgagctgtcctctctagttgagctgtcatctctagttgagctgtcctctctagttgagctgtcctctcaagttgagctttcctctcaaattgagctctcctctcaagttgagcgctcctctcaagttgagctctcctctcaagtttagcggtcatctcaaggtgagctgtcctctcaatttgagccatcctcgcaagctgtgctgtcctcgcaagcggttctgtcctcgcaagccgtgctgtcctcgcaagctgtgctgtcctcgcaagctgtgctgtcctcgcaagctgtgctgtcctcgcaagctgtgctgtcctcgcaagctgtgctgtccttgcaagctgtgctgtcctcgcaagctgtgctgtcctcgcaagccgtgctgtcctcgcaagctgtgctgtcctcggaagctgtgctgtcctcgcaacctgtgctgtcctcgccagccgtgctgtcctcgcaagccgtgctgtccttgcaagccgtgctgtcctcgcaagccgtgctgtcctcgcaagctttgctgtccactcaagttgagctgtcctctcaagttgagctgtcctctcaagttgagatgtcatctcaagtagagctgtcctctcaagttgcgctgtcctctctagctgagctgtcctctcaagttgagctgttctctcaagttgaactgttctctcaagttgagcagtcctctcaagttgagctgtcctcggaaGCGcttctgtcctcgcaagccgtgctgtcctcaatagctgtgctgtccttgcaagctgtgctgtcctcgcaagctgtgctgtcctcgcaagccgtgctgtcctcgcaagctgtgctgtcctcggaagctgtgctgtcctcgcaacctgtgctgtcctcgccagccgtgatgtcctcgcaagccgtgctgtccttgcaagccgtgctgtcctcgcaagccgtgctagcCTCGTAGGCtttgctgtcctcgaaagttgagCAGTTCTCTCAACttgtgctctcctctcaagttgaactgtctttgcaagttgagctgtcccctcaagatgagctgtcctcgcaagctgtgctgtcctcacaagctgtgctgtcctcgcaagccatgctgtcctcgcaagccttgctgtcctcgcaagctgtgctgtcctcgctagctgtgctgtcctcgcaagctgtgctgtcctcgcaagctgtgctgtcctcgcaagctgtgctgtcctcgcaagctgtgctgtcctcgcaagctgtgctgttttcgcaagctgtgctgtcctcgcatgctgtcctgtcctcggaagctgtgctgtcctcgcaacccgtgctgtcctcgcaacctgtgctgtcctcgcaagccgtgctgtcctcgcaagccgtgttgtcctcgcaagctgtgctgtcctctcaagctgtgctgtcctcggaagctgtgctgtcctcgctagccgtgctgtccccgcaggccgtgctgtccccgcaagccgtgctgtcctcgcaagccgttctgtccttgcaagccgtgctgtcctcgcaagctttgctgtcctcgcaagctgtgctgtccacccaagttgtgctgtcatctcaagttgtgctgtcatctcgagttgtgctgtcctctaaagttgagctgtcctctcaagttgaactgtcctctgaagttgagctgtcctctcaagttgagctgttctgtcaagttgagctgtcctctcaagttgagctgtcctctcaagttgagctgtcctctcaagttgagctctcctctcaagttgaggtgtactctcaagttgagctgtcctcgcaagctgtgctgtcctcggaagctgtgctgtcctcgcaagttgtgctgtcctcgcaagctgtgctgtcctcgcaagctgtgctgtcctcgcaagctgtgctgtcctcgcaagctgtgctgtccttgcaagccgtgctgtcctcgcaggccgtgctgtcctcgcaagccttgctgtcctcgcaagctgtgctgtcctcgctagctgtgctttcctcgcaagctgtgctgtcctcgcatgctgtgctgtcctcgcaagttgtgctgtcctcgcaagctgtgctgtcctcgcaagctgtgctgtcctcgcaagctgtgctgtcctcgcaagctgtgctgtccctgcaagccgtgctgtcctcgcaggccatgttgtcctcgcaagccttgctgtcctcgcaagctgtgctgtcctcgctagctgtgctgtcctcgcaagctgtgctgtcctcgcaagctgtgctgtcctcacaagctgtgctgtcctcgcaagctgtgctgtcctcgcaagctgtgctgtcctcgcaagctgtgcagtcctcgcaagctgtgctgccttcgctagctgtgctgtcctcacaagctgtgctgtcctcgcaagctgagctgtactcggaagctgtgttgtcctcggaagctgtgctgtcctaggaAGCTGTCCTGTCCACGgatgctgtgctgtcctcgcaacccgtgctgtcctcgcaacctgtgctgtcttcgcaagccatgctgtcctcgcacccgtgctgtccttgcaaggcgtcctgtcctcgcaagcctgctgtcctggcaagccgtgctgtcctcgcaaaccgtgctgtcctcgcaagttgtgctgtcctcgcaagctgtgctgttcttgcaagccgtgctgtcctcgcaagccgtgctgtcctcgcaattttagcggtcctcgcaagctgtgctgtcctcccaatctgtgctgtcctcgaaagttgtgctgtcgtctcaagttgagctgtcctctcaagttgagctgtcctcttaagttgagctgtcctctcaagttgagctgtccgctctagttgatctgtcctctctagttgaactgtcctctttagttgagctctcctctctagttgagctgtcctctcaagttgagctgtcctctcaaattgagctctcctctcaaattgagctctcctctcaagttgagctctcctctcaagttgagcggtcatctcaaggtgagctgtcctctcaagttgagccgtcctcgcaagctgtgctgtcctcgcaagctgtgctgtccttgcaagctgtgctgtcctcgcaagctgtgctgtcctcgcaagctgtgctgtcctcgcaagctgtgctgtcctcgcaagctttgctttcctcccaagctgtgctgtcgtcccaagctgtgctgtccccacaagctgtgctgtctccacaaactgtgctgtccccacaagctgtgctctcctcgcaagctttgctgtcctcgcaaggtgtgctctcctcgcaagctgtgttgtccttgcaaggtgtgctgtcctcgcaagctgtgttgtccttgcaaattgtgccgtcctcgcaagctgtgctgtcctcgcaagctgtgctgtcctcgctagctgtgctgtcctcgcaagctgtgctgtccttgc is drawn from Schistocerca piceifrons isolate TAMUIC-IGC-003096 unplaced genomic scaffold, iqSchPice1.1 HiC_scaffold_1882, whole genome shotgun sequence and contains these coding sequences:
- the LOC124741186 gene encoding uncharacterized protein LOC124741186, which gives rise to MLSSQALLSSQAVLSSLAVLSSQAVLSSQAVLSSQAVLSSQAVLSSQAVLFSQAVLSSHAVLSSEAVLSSQPVLSSQPVLSSQAVLSSQAVLSSQAVLSSQAVLSSEAVLSSLAVLSPQAVLSPQAVLSSQAVLSLQAVLSSQALLSSQAVLSTQVVLSSQVVLSSRVVLSSKVELSSQVELSSEVELSSQVELFCQVELSSQVELSSQVELSSQVELSSQVEVYSQVELSSQAVLSSEAVLSSQVVLSSQAVLSSQAVLSSQAVLSSQAVLSLQAVLSSQAVLSSQALLSSQAVLSSLAVLSSQAVLSSHAVLSSQVVLSSQAVLSSQAVLSSQAVLSSQAVLSLQAVLSSQAMLSSQALLSSQAVLSSLAVLSSQAVLSSQAVLSSQAVLSSQAVLSSQAVLSSQAVQSSQAVLPSLAVLSSQAVLSSQAELYSEAVLSSEAVLS